In the Festucalex cinctus isolate MCC-2025b chromosome 10, RoL_Fcin_1.0, whole genome shotgun sequence genome, one interval contains:
- the ptprfa gene encoding protein tyrosine phosphatase receptor type Fa isoform X12, translating to MGTGRICRPDGGAVPLLVLSLSLAWLTLPSRADGVPSFVKSPDDQTGISGGVASFVCQAVGEPKPRITWMKKGKKVSSQRFEVIEFDDGSGSVLRIQPLRTHRDEAVYECTAANSLGEINASAKLTVLEEEQIPHGFPSIDMGPQLKVVERTRTATMLCAASGNPDPEIFWLKDFLPVDIESSNGRIKQLRSGALQIENSEESDQGKYECVAINSAGTRYSAPANLYVRVRRVPPRFSIPPSHHEVMPGGSVNLTCVAVGAPMPYVKWMSGETELTREEEMPIGRNVLELANIRQSANYTCVAISSLGVIQTTAQITVKALPKPPTSLMVTETTATSVTLTWYSGTSEPVSYYVIQYRAKASDNGFQEVDGVATTRYSIGGLSPFSQYEFRVMAVNNVGRGPPGALVATLTSEQAPSSPPLRVQARMLSPTTVLVQWEPPEEANGQVRGYRVYYSADPHEPLGAWNKHNTDDSQLTTVAGLVPDATYALRVLAFTSVGDGPPSDVLLIKMQQGVPAQPSDLEAEAELDSRIMLSWLWPVEDPVVGYELRYWEANDPQEKHSVTFEPTGSYAVDDLKADTVYVFTLAARSETGLGVFTSPVEGRTARSMPGAPPRKVEVDAVNATAIRVSWKPPLTVKQNGHIRGYQIVYSRMERGEPHGQPLIVDVAHPDAQEAILTGLLPETTYSLTVAAYTTKGDGAHSKARLVTTTGAVPGKPTMMISTTIGNTALIQWQPPKEMVGEHMGYRLQYKRAEEGAFAVRDFHKTDDHFTVTGLHKGAAYIFKLCAKNRAGHGEEYVKEINTPEDTPASYPLNLSVVGLTATSTRLAWEPPPLAERNGKIVKYVVVYRDINSQNESSDATADTHASLNGLRPDTTYDIRVQAFTAKGGGPLSPSIQSRTMSTAMPVFTKNFGVKTVTKTSVLLTWDVPEIFESEVPLKILYNQQSVEVHGELKRKLITQLTPDTEYSFVLMSRGNSAGGLQQQVSIRTAPDLLLNKPSEYPQDVEEGGKVMLRLPRVPPGTPFRWFYVVVVPVISASLRWENPEDMDLQELLEGEDDARRKRRQLESDFLRPYVAAKLDSLPEVFTLGDGHVYHGFRNKALPGQQQYRFFVLAELTDRDSQRTLAASPFSDAIAVKLHSGMARHSEDPEMLWVMGPVLAVILIVIIVIAILLFKRKRTSLSSKDEHMAGVKDSLLAHSADPVEMRRLNYQAQGGSTLSCPTTPRMRQHPPIAACDLADHIDRLKANDGLRFSQEYESIDPGQQFTWEHSNMEINKPKNRYANVIAYDHTRVLLTPVDGVPGSDYINANYVDGYRKQNAYIATQGPLPDTLGDFWRLVWEQRTSTVVMMTRLEEKSRVKCDQYWPSRGTETYGMIQVTMLDTVELATYSVRTFALYKNGSSERREVRQFQFLAWPDHGVPEYPTPTLAFLRRVKACNPPDAGPMVVHCSAGVGRTGCFMVIDAMLERMKHEHSVDVYGHVTCMRAQRNYMVQTEDQYVFIHEALLEAAVCGNTEVAARNLYAHIHKLSHVPPGETVTAMELEFKKLANSKAHTSRFISANLPCNKFKNRLVNVMPFESSRVCLQPIRGVEGSDYINASFIDGYRLQRAYIASQGPLAETTEDFWRMLWEHNSTIVVMLTKLREMGREKCHQYWPAERSARYQYFVVDPMAEYNMPQYILREFKVTDARDGQSRTIRQFQFSDWPEQGVPKNGEGFIDFIGQVHKTKEQFGQDGPITVHCSAGVGRSGVFITLSIVLERMRYEGAVDIFHTVKTLRTQRPAIVQTEDQYQLCYRAALEYLGSFDHYAT from the exons ATGGGCACGGGCCGCATCTGTCGGCCCGACGGTGGCGCCGTTCCCCTCCTGGTGCTCTCGTTATCGCTGGCCTGGCTGACGCTGCCGTCTCGCGCAGACG GCGTGCCGAGCTTCGTCAAGTCGCCCGACGACCAGACGGGCATCTCGGGGGGCGTGGCCTCGTTCGTGTGCCAGGCGGTGGGCGAGCCCAAGCCGCGCATCACCTGGATGAAGAAGGGCAAGAAAGTCAGCTCGCAGCGATTTGAG GTGATCGAGTTCGATGACGGCTCGGGTTCGGTTTTGCGCATCCAGCCGCTGAGGACGCACCGCGACGAAGCCGTCTACGAGTGCACCGCCGCCAACAGCCTGGGGGAGATCAACGCCAGCGCCAAACTCACTGTCCTGGAAG AGGAGCAGATCCCTCACGGCTTCCCGAGCATTGACATGGGTCCTCAGCTGAAGGTGGTGGAGAGGACGCGCACGGCCACCATGTTGTGCGCCGCCAGTGGAAACCCAGACCCCGAGATCTTCTGGCTCAAGGACTTTCTGCCCGTGGACATCGAAAGCAGCAACGGACGCATCAAGCAGCTGCGCTCGG GCGCTCTTCAAATTGAGAACAGCGAGGAGTCAGACCAGGGCAAGTACGAATGTGTGGCCATCAACTCCGCGGGGACCAGATACTCGGCTCCGGCGAACCTCTACGTACGAG TTCGTCGCGTGCCACCTCGTTTCTCCATCCCGCCGTCCCACCACGAGGTGATGCCCGGCGGCAGCGTGAACCTGACGTGCGTGGCGGTGGGCGCCCCCATGCCCTACGTCAAGTGGATGAGCGGCGAGACTGAGCTGACCCGCGAGGAGGAGATGCCCATCGGACGCAACGTTCTGGAACTGGCTAACATCCGCCAGTCGGCCAACTACACCTGCGTGGCCATCTCCTCGCTGGGCGTGATCCAGACCACGGCGCAGATCACCGTTAAAG CCCTGCCCAAGCCCCCCACCTCCCTGATGGTGACCGAGACCACCGCCACCAGCGTCACCCTAACGTGGTACTCGGGCACCTCGGAGCCCGTGTCCTATTACGTGATCCAGTACCGCGCTAAGGCATCGGACAACGGCTTCCAGGAGGTGGACGGCGTGGCCACCACCCGCTACAGCATCGGCGGTCTCAGCCCCTTCTCCCAATACGAATTCCGGGTGATGGCGGTCAACAACGTGGGCCGGGGACCTCCGGGGGCCCTGGTGGCCACGCTCACCAGCGAGCAGGCGCCTTCCTCGCCTCCTCTCCGCGTCCAGGCCCGGATGCTGAGTCCCACCACCGTGCTGGTCCAATGGGAGCCGCCCGAGGAGGCCAACGGGCAGGTTCGGGGATACCGGGTCTACTACAGCGCCGATCCCCATGAGCCGCTCGGCGCCTGGAATAAACATAACACGGATGACAGTCAGCTGACCACCGTGGCCGGACTCGTCCCAGACGCCACCTACGCGTTGAGGGTGCTCGCCTTCACGTCAGTGGGTGACGGACCCCCGTCTGACGTCCTGCTCATCAAGATGCAGCAAGGAG TTCCTGCTCAGCCTTCGGATTTGGAAGCCGAAGCCGAATTGGACTCTCGCATCATGCTGTCGTGGCTCTGGCCCGTGGAGGATCCGGTCGTCGGGTATGAGTTGCGCTACTGGGAGGCCAACGACCCCCAGGAGAAG CACAGCGTGACCTTTGAACCCACCGGATCCTACGCTGTGGACGATCTGAAAGCCGACACCGTCTACGTGTTCACCCTGGCCGCCAGGTCTGAGACGGGCTTAGGAGTTTTCACGAGTCCCGTCGAGGGCAGGACCGCCCGATCCA TGCCTGGAGCACCGCCCAGAAAGGTGGAGGTGGACGCCGTCAACGCCACGGCGATACGGGTGAGCTGGAAGCCGCCGCTGACCGTCAAGCAGAATGGCCACATTCGAGGCTACCAGATCGTCTACTCCAGGATGGAGCGAGGCGAGCCGCACGGGCAGCCCCTCATCGTGGACGTTGCCCACCCTGACGCTCAG GAAGCCATTTTGACGGGCCTGCTGCCGGAGACGACCTACTCGCTGACGGTGGCGGCCTACACCACCAAGGGGGACGGCGCCCACAGCAAGGCCCGGCTTGTCACCACCACGGGGGCAG TTCCAGGCAAGCCCACCATGATGATCAGCACTACCATCGGCAACACGGCGCTGATCCAATGGCAGCCGCCCAAGGAGATGGTGGGCGAGCACATGGGCTACCGGCTGCAGTACAAGCGGGCCGAGGAGGGCGCCTTCGCCGTCAGGGACTTCCACAAGACCGACGACCACTTCACCGTCACCGGCCTCCACAAAGGCGCCGCCTACATCTTCAAACTGTGCGCCAAGAACCGAGCGGGCCACGGCGAAGAGTACGTGAAGGAGATCAACACCCCCGAGGACACGCCCGCCAGTTACCCTCTCAACCTGAGCGTGGTGGGCCTGACCGCCACCTCCACCCGGCTGGCCTGGGAGCCGCCCCCGTTGGCCGAGCGCAACGGGAAGATCGTCAAGTACGTGGTGGTTTACCGCGACATCAACAGCCAGAACGAGAGCTCCGACGCCACGGCGGACACGCACGCGAGCCTGAACGGCCTGCGGCCCGACACCACCTACGACATCCGCGTGCAGGCCTTCACCGCGAAGGGCGGCGGACCGCTCAGCCCCAGCATTCAGAGCAGGACCATGTCCACCGCAATGCCAG TATTCACCAAGAACTTTGGTGTGAAGACAGTGACAAAAACGTCTGTGCTGCTGACCTGGGATGTTCCTGAGATCTTCGAGTCCGAGGTGCCCCTCAAG ATCCTGTACAACCAGCAGAGCGTGGAGGTGCACGGCGAACTCAAGAGGAAGCTCATCACACAGCTCACACCCGACACCGAATACTCCTTTGTGCTAATGAGCCGCGGGAACAGCGCCGGCGGCCTCCAGCAGCAGGTCTCCATCCGGACCGCTCCTGACCTGCTCCTGAACAAACCTTCAGAGTATCCGCAGGACGTGGAGGAGGGCGGGAAAGTCATGCTGCGGCTGCCTCGGGTTCCGCCGGGGACCCCGTTCAG GTGGTTCTACGTTGTGGTGGTTCCGGTCATCTCAGCATCCCTGAGGTGGGAGAACCCTGAAGACATGGACCTCCAAGAG CTCCTGGAAGGCGAGGATGACGCCCGGAGGAAGCGGAGGCAACTTGAGAGCGACTTCCTGCGGCCGTACGTGGCGGCCAAGCTGGACTCGCTTCCCGAGGTTTTCACGCTGGGTGACGGTCACGTGTACCACGGCTTCCGCAACAAGGCGTTGCCAGGGCAACAGCAGTACCGATTCTTCGTGCTGGCTGAGCTGACGGACCGCGACTCT CAGAGGACGCTGGCGGCCAGCCCGTTCTCGGACGCCATCGCTGTGAAGCTCCACAGCGGGATGGCGCGCCACTCCGAGGACCCCGAGATGCTTTGGGTGATGGGACCCGTGCTGGCCGTCAtcctcatcgtcatcatcgtcatcgccaTTCTGCTCTTCAAGAG GAAGCGAACGTCTCTGTCATCCAAAGACGAGCATATGGCGGGCGTGAAGGACTCACTGCTGGCCCACTCGGCCGACCCCGTGGAGATGAGGAGGCTCAACTATCAGGCGCAAG gtggcagcaccCTCAGTTGTCCAACCACACCAA GAATGAGACAACATCCTCCCATCGCCGCCTGCGACCTGGCCGACCACATCGATCGACTCAAGGCCAACGACGGCCTGCGCTTCTCGCAGGAGTACGAG TCCATCGACCCCGGTCAGCAATTCACATGGGAACATTCCAACATGGAGATCAACAAGCCGAAGAACCGCTACGCCAACGTCATCGCTTACGACCACACCAGAGTCCTCCTCACGCCCGTGGACG GCGTCCCCGGCAGCGACTACATCAACGCCAACTACGTGGACGGCTACCGGAAGCAGAACGCTTACATCGCCACGCAGGGGCCGCTGCCCGACACCCTCGGAGACTTCTGGAGGCTCGTGTGGGAGCAGCGCACCTCAACTGTCGTCATGATGACGCGCCTGGAGGAGAAGTCGCGG GTGAAGTGCGACCAATACTGGCCCAGTCGTGGTACTGAAACCTACGGCATGATCCAGGTGACCATGTTGGACACTGTGGAGTTGGCCACCTACAGCGTACGCACCTTCGCACTCTACAAG AACGGTTCGAGTGAGAGGAGGGAAGTGCGGCAGTTCCAGTTCCTGGCCTGGCCCGACCACGGCGTGCCTGAGTATCCCACCCCCACGCTGGCCTTCCTGCGCAGGGTCAAAGCCTGTAACCCCCCGGACGCCGGACCCATGGTGGTCCACTGCAG CGCGGGGGTCGGCCGCACGGGCTGCTTCATGGtgatcgacgccatgctggagcGCATGAAGCACGAGCACTCGGTGGACGTGTACGGACACGTCACCTGCATGAGGGCCCAGAGGAACTACATGGTCCAGACCGAGGACCAGTACGTCTTCATCCACGAGGCCCTGCTGGAGGCCGCCGTGTGCGGAAACACCGAGGTGGCCGCCCGGAACCTCTACGCGCACATACACAAGCTCAGCCACGTGCCACCTGGGGAGACCGTCACCGCCATGGAGCTGGAGTTTAAG aAGTTGGCCAACTCCAAAGCGCACACCTCCCGTTTCATCAGCGCCAACCTGCCGTGCAACAAGTTCAAGAACCGGCTGGTGAACGTCATGCCTTTCGAGTCGAGCCGCGTGTGTCTGCAGCCCATCAGAGGCGTGGAGGGCTCCGACTACATCAACGCCAGCTTCATCGACGGATACAG GCTGCAGAGAGCCTACATCGCCAGCCAGGGCCCCTTGGCGGAGACCACGGAGGACTTCTGGAGGATGCTGTGGGAACACAACTCCACCATCGTTGTCATGCTCACCAAACTGCGCGAGATGGGACGG GAAAAATGCCATCAGTACTGGCCCGCTGAGCGCTCAGCCCGCTACCAGTACTTTGTAGTGGACCCCATGGCTGAGTACAACATGCCGCAGTACATCCTGAGGGAGTTCAAAGTGACAGACGCCAGG GACGGCCAGTCAAGGACTATCAGGCAGTTTCAGTTCAGCGACTGGCCCGAGCAGGGAGTTCCTAAAAACGGGGAAGGCTTCATCGACTTCATCGGACAAGTCCACAAAACTAAGGAGCAGTTCGGCCAAGACGGACCCATCACTGTGCACTGCAG CGCCGGCGTGGGCCGCAGCGGCGTGTTCATCACGCTCAGCATCGTCCTGGAGAGGATGAGGTACGAGGGCGCCGTCGACATCTTCCACACGGTCAAGACCCTCAGGACTCAGCGGCCCGCCATCGTGCAGACCGAG GACCAGTACCAGCTGTGCTACCGGGCCGCCCTGGAGTACCTGGGAAGTTTTGACCACTATGCAACATAA
- the ptprfa gene encoding protein tyrosine phosphatase receptor type Fa isoform X9 — protein sequence MGTGRICRPDGGAVPLLVLSLSLAWLTLPSRADGVPSFVKSPDDQTGISGGVASFVCQAVGEPKPRITWMKKGKKVSSQRFEVIEFDDGSGSVLRIQPLRTHRDEAVYECTAANSLGEINASAKLTVLEEEQIPHGFPSIDMGPQLKVVERTRTATMLCAASGNPDPEIFWLKDFLPVDIESSNGRIKQLRSGALQIENSEESDQGKYECVAINSAGTRYSAPANLYVRVRRVPPRFSIPPSHHEVMPGGSVNLTCVAVGAPMPYVKWMSGETELTREEEMPIGRNVLELANIRQSANYTCVAISSLGVIQTTAQITVKALPKPPTSLMVTETTATSVTLTWYSGTSEPVSYYVIQYRAKASDNGFQEVDGVATTRYSIGGLSPFSQYEFRVMAVNNVGRGPPGALVATLTSEQAPSSPPLRVQARMLSPTTVLVQWEPPEEANGQVRGYRVYYSADPHEPLGAWNKHNTDDSQLTTVAGLVPDATYALRVLAFTSVGDGPPSDVLLIKMQQGVPAQPSDLEAEAELDSRIMLSWLWPVEDPVVGYELRYWEANDPQEKHSVTFEPTGSYAVDDLKADTVYVFTLAARSETGLGVFTSPVEGRTARSMPGAPPRKVEVDAVNATAIRVSWKPPLTVKQNGHIRGYQIVYSRMERGEPHGQPLIVDVAHPDAQEAILTGLLPETTYSLTVAAYTTKGDGAHSKARLVTTTGAVPGKPTMMISTTIGNTALIQWQPPKEMVGEHMGYRLQYKRAEEGAFAVRDFHKTDDHFTVTGLHKGAAYIFKLCAKNRAGHGEEYVKEINTPEDTPASYPLNLSVVGLTATSTRLAWEPPPLAERNGKIVKYVVVYRDINSQNESSDATADTHASLNGLRPDTTYDIRVQAFTAKGGGPLSPSIQSRTMSTAMPVFTKNFGVKTVTKTSVLLTWDVPEIFESEVPLKILYNQQSVEVHGELKRKLITQLTPDTEYSFVLMSRGNSAGGLQQQVSIRTAPDLLLNKPSEYPQDVEEGGKVMLRLPRVPPGTPFRWFYVVVVPVISASLRWENPEDMDLQELLEGEDDARRKRRQLESDFLRPYVAAKLDSLPEVFTLGDGHVYHGFRNKALPGQQQYRFFVLAELTDRDSQRTLAASPFSDAIAVKLHSGMARHSEDPEMLWVMGPVLAVILIVIIVIAILLFKSKQERKRTSLSSKDEHMAGVKDSLLAHSADPVEMRRLNYQAQGGSTLSCPTTPRMRQHPPIAACDLADHIDRLKANDGLRFSQEYESIDPGQQFTWEHSNMEINKPKNRYANVIAYDHTRVLLTPVDGVPGSDYINANYVDGYRKQNAYIATQGPLPDTLGDFWRLVWEQRTSTVVMMTRLEEKSRVKCDQYWPSRGTETYGMIQVTMLDTVELATYSVRTFALYKNGSSERREVRQFQFLAWPDHGVPEYPTPTLAFLRRVKACNPPDAGPMVVHCSAGVGRTGCFMVIDAMLERMKHEHSVDVYGHVTCMRAQRNYMVQTEDQYVFIHEALLEAAVCGNTEVAARNLYAHIHKLSHVPPGETVTAMELEFKKLANSKAHTSRFISANLPCNKFKNRLVNVMPFESSRVCLQPIRGVEGSDYINASFIDGYRLQRAYIASQGPLAETTEDFWRMLWEHNSTIVVMLTKLREMGREKCHQYWPAERSARYQYFVVDPMAEYNMPQYILREFKVTDARDGQSRTIRQFQFSDWPEQGVPKNGEGFIDFIGQVHKTKEQFGQDGPITVHCSAGVGRSGVFITLSIVLERMRYEGAVDIFHTVKTLRTQRPAIVQTEDQYQLCYRAALEYLGSFDHYAT from the exons ATGGGCACGGGCCGCATCTGTCGGCCCGACGGTGGCGCCGTTCCCCTCCTGGTGCTCTCGTTATCGCTGGCCTGGCTGACGCTGCCGTCTCGCGCAGACG GCGTGCCGAGCTTCGTCAAGTCGCCCGACGACCAGACGGGCATCTCGGGGGGCGTGGCCTCGTTCGTGTGCCAGGCGGTGGGCGAGCCCAAGCCGCGCATCACCTGGATGAAGAAGGGCAAGAAAGTCAGCTCGCAGCGATTTGAG GTGATCGAGTTCGATGACGGCTCGGGTTCGGTTTTGCGCATCCAGCCGCTGAGGACGCACCGCGACGAAGCCGTCTACGAGTGCACCGCCGCCAACAGCCTGGGGGAGATCAACGCCAGCGCCAAACTCACTGTCCTGGAAG AGGAGCAGATCCCTCACGGCTTCCCGAGCATTGACATGGGTCCTCAGCTGAAGGTGGTGGAGAGGACGCGCACGGCCACCATGTTGTGCGCCGCCAGTGGAAACCCAGACCCCGAGATCTTCTGGCTCAAGGACTTTCTGCCCGTGGACATCGAAAGCAGCAACGGACGCATCAAGCAGCTGCGCTCGG GCGCTCTTCAAATTGAGAACAGCGAGGAGTCAGACCAGGGCAAGTACGAATGTGTGGCCATCAACTCCGCGGGGACCAGATACTCGGCTCCGGCGAACCTCTACGTACGAG TTCGTCGCGTGCCACCTCGTTTCTCCATCCCGCCGTCCCACCACGAGGTGATGCCCGGCGGCAGCGTGAACCTGACGTGCGTGGCGGTGGGCGCCCCCATGCCCTACGTCAAGTGGATGAGCGGCGAGACTGAGCTGACCCGCGAGGAGGAGATGCCCATCGGACGCAACGTTCTGGAACTGGCTAACATCCGCCAGTCGGCCAACTACACCTGCGTGGCCATCTCCTCGCTGGGCGTGATCCAGACCACGGCGCAGATCACCGTTAAAG CCCTGCCCAAGCCCCCCACCTCCCTGATGGTGACCGAGACCACCGCCACCAGCGTCACCCTAACGTGGTACTCGGGCACCTCGGAGCCCGTGTCCTATTACGTGATCCAGTACCGCGCTAAGGCATCGGACAACGGCTTCCAGGAGGTGGACGGCGTGGCCACCACCCGCTACAGCATCGGCGGTCTCAGCCCCTTCTCCCAATACGAATTCCGGGTGATGGCGGTCAACAACGTGGGCCGGGGACCTCCGGGGGCCCTGGTGGCCACGCTCACCAGCGAGCAGGCGCCTTCCTCGCCTCCTCTCCGCGTCCAGGCCCGGATGCTGAGTCCCACCACCGTGCTGGTCCAATGGGAGCCGCCCGAGGAGGCCAACGGGCAGGTTCGGGGATACCGGGTCTACTACAGCGCCGATCCCCATGAGCCGCTCGGCGCCTGGAATAAACATAACACGGATGACAGTCAGCTGACCACCGTGGCCGGACTCGTCCCAGACGCCACCTACGCGTTGAGGGTGCTCGCCTTCACGTCAGTGGGTGACGGACCCCCGTCTGACGTCCTGCTCATCAAGATGCAGCAAGGAG TTCCTGCTCAGCCTTCGGATTTGGAAGCCGAAGCCGAATTGGACTCTCGCATCATGCTGTCGTGGCTCTGGCCCGTGGAGGATCCGGTCGTCGGGTATGAGTTGCGCTACTGGGAGGCCAACGACCCCCAGGAGAAG CACAGCGTGACCTTTGAACCCACCGGATCCTACGCTGTGGACGATCTGAAAGCCGACACCGTCTACGTGTTCACCCTGGCCGCCAGGTCTGAGACGGGCTTAGGAGTTTTCACGAGTCCCGTCGAGGGCAGGACCGCCCGATCCA TGCCTGGAGCACCGCCCAGAAAGGTGGAGGTGGACGCCGTCAACGCCACGGCGATACGGGTGAGCTGGAAGCCGCCGCTGACCGTCAAGCAGAATGGCCACATTCGAGGCTACCAGATCGTCTACTCCAGGATGGAGCGAGGCGAGCCGCACGGGCAGCCCCTCATCGTGGACGTTGCCCACCCTGACGCTCAG GAAGCCATTTTGACGGGCCTGCTGCCGGAGACGACCTACTCGCTGACGGTGGCGGCCTACACCACCAAGGGGGACGGCGCCCACAGCAAGGCCCGGCTTGTCACCACCACGGGGGCAG TTCCAGGCAAGCCCACCATGATGATCAGCACTACCATCGGCAACACGGCGCTGATCCAATGGCAGCCGCCCAAGGAGATGGTGGGCGAGCACATGGGCTACCGGCTGCAGTACAAGCGGGCCGAGGAGGGCGCCTTCGCCGTCAGGGACTTCCACAAGACCGACGACCACTTCACCGTCACCGGCCTCCACAAAGGCGCCGCCTACATCTTCAAACTGTGCGCCAAGAACCGAGCGGGCCACGGCGAAGAGTACGTGAAGGAGATCAACACCCCCGAGGACACGCCCGCCAGTTACCCTCTCAACCTGAGCGTGGTGGGCCTGACCGCCACCTCCACCCGGCTGGCCTGGGAGCCGCCCCCGTTGGCCGAGCGCAACGGGAAGATCGTCAAGTACGTGGTGGTTTACCGCGACATCAACAGCCAGAACGAGAGCTCCGACGCCACGGCGGACACGCACGCGAGCCTGAACGGCCTGCGGCCCGACACCACCTACGACATCCGCGTGCAGGCCTTCACCGCGAAGGGCGGCGGACCGCTCAGCCCCAGCATTCAGAGCAGGACCATGTCCACCGCAATGCCAG TATTCACCAAGAACTTTGGTGTGAAGACAGTGACAAAAACGTCTGTGCTGCTGACCTGGGATGTTCCTGAGATCTTCGAGTCCGAGGTGCCCCTCAAG ATCCTGTACAACCAGCAGAGCGTGGAGGTGCACGGCGAACTCAAGAGGAAGCTCATCACACAGCTCACACCCGACACCGAATACTCCTTTGTGCTAATGAGCCGCGGGAACAGCGCCGGCGGCCTCCAGCAGCAGGTCTCCATCCGGACCGCTCCTGACCTGCTCCTGAACAAACCTTCAGAGTATCCGCAGGACGTGGAGGAGGGCGGGAAAGTCATGCTGCGGCTGCCTCGGGTTCCGCCGGGGACCCCGTTCAG GTGGTTCTACGTTGTGGTGGTTCCGGTCATCTCAGCATCCCTGAGGTGGGAGAACCCTGAAGACATGGACCTCCAAGAG CTCCTGGAAGGCGAGGATGACGCCCGGAGGAAGCGGAGGCAACTTGAGAGCGACTTCCTGCGGCCGTACGTGGCGGCCAAGCTGGACTCGCTTCCCGAGGTTTTCACGCTGGGTGACGGTCACGTGTACCACGGCTTCCGCAACAAGGCGTTGCCAGGGCAACAGCAGTACCGATTCTTCGTGCTGGCTGAGCTGACGGACCGCGACTCT CAGAGGACGCTGGCGGCCAGCCCGTTCTCGGACGCCATCGCTGTGAAGCTCCACAGCGGGATGGCGCGCCACTCCGAGGACCCCGAGATGCTTTGGGTGATGGGACCCGTGCTGGCCGTCAtcctcatcgtcatcatcgtcatcgccaTTCTGCTCTTCAAGAG CAAACAAGAAAG GAAGCGAACGTCTCTGTCATCCAAAGACGAGCATATGGCGGGCGTGAAGGACTCACTGCTGGCCCACTCGGCCGACCCCGTGGAGATGAGGAGGCTCAACTATCAGGCGCAAG gtggcagcaccCTCAGTTGTCCAACCACACCAA GAATGAGACAACATCCTCCCATCGCCGCCTGCGACCTGGCCGACCACATCGATCGACTCAAGGCCAACGACGGCCTGCGCTTCTCGCAGGAGTACGAG TCCATCGACCCCGGTCAGCAATTCACATGGGAACATTCCAACATGGAGATCAACAAGCCGAAGAACCGCTACGCCAACGTCATCGCTTACGACCACACCAGAGTCCTCCTCACGCCCGTGGACG GCGTCCCCGGCAGCGACTACATCAACGCCAACTACGTGGACGGCTACCGGAAGCAGAACGCTTACATCGCCACGCAGGGGCCGCTGCCCGACACCCTCGGAGACTTCTGGAGGCTCGTGTGGGAGCAGCGCACCTCAACTGTCGTCATGATGACGCGCCTGGAGGAGAAGTCGCGG GTGAAGTGCGACCAATACTGGCCCAGTCGTGGTACTGAAACCTACGGCATGATCCAGGTGACCATGTTGGACACTGTGGAGTTGGCCACCTACAGCGTACGCACCTTCGCACTCTACAAG AACGGTTCGAGTGAGAGGAGGGAAGTGCGGCAGTTCCAGTTCCTGGCCTGGCCCGACCACGGCGTGCCTGAGTATCCCACCCCCACGCTGGCCTTCCTGCGCAGGGTCAAAGCCTGTAACCCCCCGGACGCCGGACCCATGGTGGTCCACTGCAG CGCGGGGGTCGGCCGCACGGGCTGCTTCATGGtgatcgacgccatgctggagcGCATGAAGCACGAGCACTCGGTGGACGTGTACGGACACGTCACCTGCATGAGGGCCCAGAGGAACTACATGGTCCAGACCGAGGACCAGTACGTCTTCATCCACGAGGCCCTGCTGGAGGCCGCCGTGTGCGGAAACACCGAGGTGGCCGCCCGGAACCTCTACGCGCACATACACAAGCTCAGCCACGTGCCACCTGGGGAGACCGTCACCGCCATGGAGCTGGAGTTTAAG aAGTTGGCCAACTCCAAAGCGCACACCTCCCGTTTCATCAGCGCCAACCTGCCGTGCAACAAGTTCAAGAACCGGCTGGTGAACGTCATGCCTTTCGAGTCGAGCCGCGTGTGTCTGCAGCCCATCAGAGGCGTGGAGGGCTCCGACTACATCAACGCCAGCTTCATCGACGGATACAG GCTGCAGAGAGCCTACATCGCCAGCCAGGGCCCCTTGGCGGAGACCACGGAGGACTTCTGGAGGATGCTGTGGGAACACAACTCCACCATCGTTGTCATGCTCACCAAACTGCGCGAGATGGGACGG GAAAAATGCCATCAGTACTGGCCCGCTGAGCGCTCAGCCCGCTACCAGTACTTTGTAGTGGACCCCATGGCTGAGTACAACATGCCGCAGTACATCCTGAGGGAGTTCAAAGTGACAGACGCCAGG GACGGCCAGTCAAGGACTATCAGGCAGTTTCAGTTCAGCGACTGGCCCGAGCAGGGAGTTCCTAAAAACGGGGAAGGCTTCATCGACTTCATCGGACAAGTCCACAAAACTAAGGAGCAGTTCGGCCAAGACGGACCCATCACTGTGCACTGCAG CGCCGGCGTGGGCCGCAGCGGCGTGTTCATCACGCTCAGCATCGTCCTGGAGAGGATGAGGTACGAGGGCGCCGTCGACATCTTCCACACGGTCAAGACCCTCAGGACTCAGCGGCCCGCCATCGTGCAGACCGAG GACCAGTACCAGCTGTGCTACCGGGCCGCCCTGGAGTACCTGGGAAGTTTTGACCACTATGCAACATAA